GGCTCCGGGACCTCCGTGGTCGCCGCGCGCGCCCACTCGGTCGAGCCGTCGGGCAACGGCTACCTGTACGGCTACGAGGTCGACACCGTCGACCGGGCCGGTCAGCGCGCCACCGTCCTGACCTACGTCGACACGGGTGGCGCCCACGACCAGAACAGCGCCGTCGTCACCGACCCCGCCACGGGCGAGCCGGTCTCGGTCTGGGCCTACCCGAACGACCCGGGCCTCCCGGTGCTGCCGCAGGTGACGTACCGCGACGCCGTCGCCGAGCTCCTCGCCGGCCTCGGCCTGCCGGTCACCGCCCCGACGCTGTCGGTCGCCGCCTACCGCCCGGGCAAGCGCGCGGTCGTGCGCGTGGACGCCCCGGAGCGCGTGCTGTTCCTGAAGATCGTCCGCCCGCACCGCGTCGCGCCGATCGTCGAGACCCACGAGCAGTTCGTCGCCGCCGGGCTGCCGGTCCCGCGGGTGCTGTCGAGCCGGGGCGACGGCCTGCTCGTGCTCGAGCGCATCCGCGGGGTGCCCGCGGGCAGCCGCATCACCGAGATCGCCGACGACCCGCGGTTCGTCGCCTCCCTCGCCGCCCTGACCGGCCGGATCGCGACGGTGCCGATGACGCAGCAGGCCCGCGCGGACGCGATGGACCACGCCGACTGGCACCGGCGCACGCTCGTCGCCGCCCTGCCGCAGGACGCGGCCGAGATCGACGAGCTCTACGACGGCATCGGACGGCGGTCCATCGGTTGGGGGGCCGCCCCCAAGCAGGTGGTGCACGGCGACCTGCACCTCGAGCAGGTCTTCGTCGACGAGGACGAGCCGTGGCGCATCTCCGGCCTGCTCGACATCGACACGGCGGGCTGGGGGTTCCCGGTCCGCGACGTGGGTGCGGTCGTCGCGCACCTGGTCGTCACCGGCCTGTGGCACCGGTCCCGTGGGGACGCCGAGCGCGGGGCAGCGGCGGAGCGGCTCGCCGACGCGGTCGCCCGCGACTGGGTCGCCCGGAACCCGGCCGAGGCCGACCGCATCGGTCCGGCGATCGGCGCGCAGCTCCTCGCGCACGCCGGTGGGCAGGCGACGACCGGGTCCGAGAACGGCATCCGGACGGCGCAGCAGCTGCTGGCGGCGACGCGTGCGGCGCTCGCCGAGGCGGCGCCGACGGTGCCGTCGGCCGGCACCCTCCGTCCGCGGTCGGCACCGCAGGTCTGACCCGGCCGTCGGACGGTCGCCGGCCGCGCGGTGGTGGTGGGCAGCGCCTCCCGGCCGTCGTGGCGTCCCGTCCACCGCGCGGCCGGACGGGAGGCGCGACGCGCGCGGGTCCCGTCGAGTCGCCTCCGTCGGGGGTGCGGGAGTAAACTGAGCCCAGCACGCACCGTGTCGTCGCGTGCCGCGTCGTTTCCGGACGTGGCAGTCGGTCACTTGACCGACGTGGGGACCGGATCCGTGGGCGTCCGACGGGCACCACGTGCGTGCGACGGCGCCGGGTCCCGGCGCGGATCGTCGTGTCGAGCACCCGAGGGGTGCCGGCCGCACGGACCGCGGGAGTCCACCGGACGTCCCACGGCGGGACCGGCGCACGAGCGGGCCAGGGTGGCCCGCGGACCGGGGTCGTGCCAGACGCCGGTCGAGGACTTCCCGCCACGACGGCGGCTCGCCCGTGGAGAACGGGCGGAACAGGAGGAGCGTTGGCTCGATCAGGCACCCGGCGAGCAGCCGGCGGGACGCGGACCGCGTCGCGCCGTACCCGCCCGCTGGACAACGACGGCGTCATCCCGGTGCTCGCCCGCGCGGTGCGCGAGGTGGAGGCGGCGGCGCAGCGCGGACCGCTGAAGGCGTCCAACCGGTCGAAGTTCCAGGCGGTCGCGCTGCTGATGCGCGAGGAGCGCGCACGGGTCAAGGCCGACCCGGAGCTCACCGACGCGCAGCGCGCCGAGCAGCTCAAGCGTCTCGACGGTGTCGCCACGATCCTGGCGAAGACCGCCGCGCGGGACACCAGCGTGATCCAGCTGCTGACCGAGGAGGCCTCGGTGAGCGAGGCGACCCGCACGGTCAAGCGCGACATGATGATCGCCGGCGGCATGGAGCTGCAGCCCGAGGACCTCGTCATCGCGGCCGAGCCGTCCCCGGTGGTCGACGCCCCGGTGCGCTCGGTCGTGCCGCAGGCGGTCGTGCAGCGCCAGCTGGCCAACCCCTTCTTGGCGCCCGACTTCGCCCTCGCCGACCAGCCCGTCGCCCACCCGCGTCGCCTGGCGAACTGGGAGCTGTTCGGTCCGCTGTTCAAGTCGTTCGAGTACGGCGCCGGCGGTGGCGCGGCGTCGATGCCGTTGCCGGAGCCGACCTCGCTGCACTCGCGGTCCGGCACCACGCTGATGAAGCACCAGGCCGAGCTCGTCGCCGCCGCGGCGCAGGGACACCGCACGTTCCTGCTCGCGGACGAGCCCGGCCTCGGCAAGACCGCGCAGTCGCTGCTCGCCGCCGACGCCGCGAACGCCTTCCCGCTGCTCGTGGTCGTGCCCAACGTCGTGAAGACCAACTGGGCACGCGAGGCCGAGCGCTGGGTGCCGAACCGCACCGCCACCGTCATCCACGGCGACGGGGACGACCTGGACGGCTTCGCCGACATCGTCATCGTGAACTACGAGATCCTCGACCGGCACGCCGGCTGGCTCGGGGCCTTCGGCTTCAAGGGCATGGTCGTCGACGAGGCCCACTTCATCAAGAACAAGGAGTCGCAGCGCTCCCGGTTCGTGCTGCAGCTCGCCGAGCAGATCCGTGCGCGGGTGTCGTCGCCGCTGTTCCTGGCGCTGACCGGTACCCCGCTGATCAACTCGGTCGAGGACTTCCGCACCATCTGGGAGTTCCTCGGCTGGATCGACGACAAGAAGCCCCGCGCGACGCTCATGAACGAGCTCGAGGACATCGGGCTCACCCCGGCGGACCCCGGCTTCTTCGTCGAGGCCCGCAAGGCCGTCATCGACCAGGGCATCGTCCGCCGCCGCAAGGTCGACGTCGCCGCCGACATCCCCGCGCGACGGATCGCCGACATCCCGGTCGAGCTCGACGGCGACGAGGGCCGCTCCATCCGCGACGCCGAGCGCGAGCTCACCGCGAAGCTGGTCCGTCGGTACCACCAGGCGCTCGATGCCCGCACCGGGCAGGACCCGGTCGTCGGCATCGACCACAAGCTCGTCCGCCAGGTCGCGCGGTGGGAGCTCGAGGACCAGGACGCCTCCTCGACCGGCGAGAACGTGTTCTCGATGGTGCGGCGGATCGGTCGTGCCAAGGCGCAGCTCGCGGCGGACTACGCGGCGCAGCTCGCCTCGAACGTCGGCAAGGTCGTCTTCTTCGCCAAGCACCTCGACGTGATGGACCAGGCCGAGGAGGTCTTCGCCCGTCGGCACCTCAAGACCGCCACCGTCCGCGGCGACCAGACGCCCGCACAGCGCACGGCCGAGATCGATGCGTTCGTGAACGACCCCGACGTCGCCGTCATCGTGTGCTCGCTCACCGCCGCCGGCGTCGGCCTGAACCTGCAGGTGTCGTCGAACGTCGTGCTCGCCGAACTGTCGTGGACCTCGGCGGAGCAGACGCAGGCGATCGACCGCGTGCACCGCATCGGACAGGAAGAGCCCGTCACCGCGTGGCGGATCATCGCGGCGCAGACGATCGACACCAAGATCGCCGAGCTCATCGACTCGAAGGCGTCCCTGGCCGCCCGCGCGCTCGACGGGTCGGACGAGGAGATCGCCGACTCGGGCGACATCCAGCTCGACGCGATGGTGGCGCTGCTGACGGAGGCGCTCGGGGGCTGAGCGCCGGGTGCGCTCGGTCGCTCGCGGAGTCGGCGACGGCGGCCGCCGCCCGGTGCCGGCTCCGGCGCCGGCCGCCGGCTCCGGCGCCCGGCGCCGGATCCGGTCGCGTTGCGGCACGACGTGCTTCCGCACAACGAGAAGCGGCTCGAACCACGCAAACGCGTGGTTCGAGCCGCTTCTCGTTGTGCAGCGCGCCGGCGGCGCCTCG
The sequence above is drawn from the Curtobacterium sp. MR_MD2014 genome and encodes:
- a CDS encoding phosphotransferase enzyme family protein — encoded protein: MWPNHERIIPQAFAGSGTSVVAARAHSVEPSGNGYLYGYEVDTVDRAGQRATVLTYVDTGGAHDQNSAVVTDPATGEPVSVWAYPNDPGLPVLPQVTYRDAVAELLAGLGLPVTAPTLSVAAYRPGKRAVVRVDAPERVLFLKIVRPHRVAPIVETHEQFVAAGLPVPRVLSSRGDGLLVLERIRGVPAGSRITEIADDPRFVASLAALTGRIATVPMTQQARADAMDHADWHRRTLVAALPQDAAEIDELYDGIGRRSIGWGAAPKQVVHGDLHLEQVFVDEDEPWRISGLLDIDTAGWGFPVRDVGAVVAHLVVTGLWHRSRGDAERGAAAERLADAVARDWVARNPAEADRIGPAIGAQLLAHAGGQATTGSENGIRTAQQLLAATRAALAEAAPTVPSAGTLRPRSAPQV
- a CDS encoding DEAD/DEAH box helicase, which translates into the protein MARSGTRRAAGGTRTASRRTRPLDNDGVIPVLARAVREVEAAAQRGPLKASNRSKFQAVALLMREERARVKADPELTDAQRAEQLKRLDGVATILAKTAARDTSVIQLLTEEASVSEATRTVKRDMMIAGGMELQPEDLVIAAEPSPVVDAPVRSVVPQAVVQRQLANPFLAPDFALADQPVAHPRRLANWELFGPLFKSFEYGAGGGAASMPLPEPTSLHSRSGTTLMKHQAELVAAAAQGHRTFLLADEPGLGKTAQSLLAADAANAFPLLVVVPNVVKTNWAREAERWVPNRTATVIHGDGDDLDGFADIVIVNYEILDRHAGWLGAFGFKGMVVDEAHFIKNKESQRSRFVLQLAEQIRARVSSPLFLALTGTPLINSVEDFRTIWEFLGWIDDKKPRATLMNELEDIGLTPADPGFFVEARKAVIDQGIVRRRKVDVAADIPARRIADIPVELDGDEGRSIRDAERELTAKLVRRYHQALDARTGQDPVVGIDHKLVRQVARWELEDQDASSTGENVFSMVRRIGRAKAQLAADYAAQLASNVGKVVFFAKHLDVMDQAEEVFARRHLKTATVRGDQTPAQRTAEIDAFVNDPDVAVIVCSLTAAGVGLNLQVSSNVVLAELSWTSAEQTQAIDRVHRIGQEEPVTAWRIIAAQTIDTKIAELIDSKASLAARALDGSDEEIADSGDIQLDAMVALLTEALGG